From the genome of Arvicola amphibius chromosome 9, mArvAmp1.2, whole genome shotgun sequence:
gtgtgtggtctgtgtgtatatatgtgtggtgtgttgtgtgtgtctatgtgtgtggtgctgggatggaCCCTAGAGCCTTGACACATTTTAAGCAAATGCTCTAGCATGGAGTTATGCCCTCAGCCCCTCCAAACCTCTTTGCAGAGGAGCAGCCTTCCTTCCACAGCCGCACCTTGAGGCCTGCTGTGAGCATATTTCATATGCCGTGAAGCTGTTAAGTGCAGTGCCCGCCACAGCTGCACCGTGAGGCCTGCTGTGAGCACATTTCCCATGCTGTTAAACTGTTAAGTGCAGTGCTCAGGTCACTTGGCAAGATCGACCCGGCCAGCAGATAGAATGCGCTATGCCTGTTGCACCTGCTCACCAGTGGGCGAGCACTCTTCTCCccattttgtagatgaggaaactgaggcacacttACATAGTCATGCTTGGCTCCAGGCTTTGCTGTTAGAGGCAGTGGGGTACAATGAGGTCCCTAGAGGGCCATGGGACCCAGCCTGATACTTGTTCTTGGACCCAGACTGCAAGGTGAACCTGACACTGGAGGGCCGGCTGGATCTACAGGGCTTCCTCCACACACCCTATTACCCCAGCTACTACTCACCCAGAACCCACTGCTCCTGGCATCTCACGGTGAGTTCCACCCCACCTGGAGCCTGCCCTCTGCCCAGAGCAATCCACTGGGCTTTGGCACCTGGGATGGGAGGTGGTGACATTCTGTCCTGCCCAAGAGCTCACGGGCTAAGCACAAAGCCTGCTGGGATGGTGGTAGTTGTAGCGTGTTTATCTGAGGGGCTGGGTGCCCCAGCTTGGTCATACCCTATGATACACGTGATGACCTGCCCTCCTTTCCCAGGTACCCTCTCTGGACTACGGCTTGGCACTCTGGTTTGATGCTTatgcactgaggaggcagaaatacAACCTGTTGTGTACCCAAGGCCAGTGGGTGATCCAGAACAGGAGGTaactttcttcccctccccctccttcacaGGGACCTCAAGCCCCCTTACTCCTGCCCGGCCTGGGAGATAGGAGAGTGAGCAGAGGCTGGGGCTGGGCAAGCCTACTGTTCTGACTACCTCCATTGTCCTGACCACCCCCACTCCAGCCCAGCTTCTCTAGATGCCCTGTAGGCTTCAGACAGGTGTCTTATACAGCGATCTCAGTTAGAGCCAACAGAGATCCGCCAACTGTGGGGAAGGGGTGCAGGGAGCCTGATAGCACACAGAGGCACCGCTAGCCTTTCCCCCACCCCCGTACATCCAGAGGACCTCATCATCTTTGGTGCTGTTGGCTTCCACAGGGACAGTGGTTCTCTGGGTGGCCCTGGACACTTGTGTTCCCTGCAGTATTTGCCCTGTTCCCTGCTCCTACCCTTGGCTTCCTTGCAAGGAAATCTCAAGCTAAGAACATCCTCTTGGGAGCTTGCAGGGGACAGAGGGAGCTGAGGCgtgaggtgtgtgtgttggggggggggtggagttgGCCAGAAAGATGAGGATAGACGGTGCCCCAGGGCCAGCAACTGAGGACACTGCTATGCCCCGTTTACCTGTTGGTTGCTCTTATTCTAGATAGAGTGGCAATGCTTGCTTTTTCCAATTCCTCAGGACGGTGACAGAAAGGAGGTTAAGATGCCCAGGCTTGATGTGGGCCTATGCTGTTGGGGTGACAGGCTCACTGTGACATAAGCCAGTGACGTCTAGGGAATAGAGGTATCTCCCACCACCTGGAGGAGGGTGCTGTCATGGCTTTCCTTCTCTATCACAGAGCTCCCTCAGCCACTGCCCACACTGAGATTAGCTGGTCTCTTGCTTGCTCGTCAGAGCCTAGGTAACCCTGGCATTGGACTTCCGTGACGGAAGGAGCTGTGTTTTCAGTCATGACCCCtccctgagccatgtctctatCTCTGAGAGTCCAGAAGAAGAGGGGACAGCCTTGGGCTTGGCACCCTCTTGCACCCTGTGCCCCTGGCTATCCTATTAGTAGAGGCTGGTCCTGTGCCAAGTGCTCAACATAAGCACCGGTTTCTCTGGGGTCACCCAGATGGGTCACAGTAAGGCCACTCCCAGTGGTTACCAGCTCCAGGTAGGAAGACTGGTCCTCCAAGCCTGGCTCCTGTGCTTCCTTCTTGGGCACTtacctcttcctgcctcaggatcTCATCTCAGTATGCTGAGGCTTGGATGGGCTCTGAGGATGGAGTTCTTACCTAGCATGTTGCAATCCCTGGGCTCCACCCCAGTAATCTCCAATAACAATCATAAAAAACAAAGGGCCTGCAAgtaggctcagtgggtaaaggtgctagCTTCCCAGccccctgggttcaatccccagaaccaacatggtagaagaaaagacccgactcccaaaagttgttctttggcctccacagactTGCTGTGGCAAATGGGAAGGACCTTTCtacaaaacagaaccaaacaaaacaaagggcaTGAGACAATAGACCCCTTCTGCTGAAGACTAAATATGATGATAGATAAGAACGTACCAATCATAATCATGATTAACTGGCCCTTACTCTGTGCCAGGCAGGCCTGAAAAGGGGTTATGCGCATCCCACAATCTAGCAAGGATGTCATGCTGAGATCATGTCTCTACCTGTTTTCCGTGACTATAACCAAATCCCCAAGGCAGGGTGGTTTATAAAGAATAGAGGTTTGCTCGGCTCATGGCTATGAAGGTTGACGTCTAAGAACATGGCATCAGAATCTGTTTGGCTTTCTGCTAAGTCATGCCATGGCAGATGGGGTTACATGATGAGGCAGAGCCAAACTTGCATGACAGCGTCACTCTTGCGACCGCCCATCAGTGCTTCTTATTCCTTTATCTGTTAATTCATGAGTAGATTAATGCATTCATCAAGTACAGCCCCTGACCCAGTCACTTTACAAAATGTCCTTCCTCCAAACCGGGTTTCCAAATGTAAACTTCAGGACTGTTGCCTGGGACCCGGAGGCTGAGTCATTTGCCAAAAGCCCCTGTGGCTTGTGACATCATCACTGAGCTCAGGCAGCTGGGGCCCCTGGAGCAGGactgccagctgtctctgtccgtgtgtgcgtgcacacctGCGAGAGTGCTCACTCTTGTGTGATGTGTCCCTACAAAGGCTCCAAGCAGCCTATGGCGTGCTATCTCTCAGGAGAGCCGTTCCTAGCCAGGGCACCCGCCTGTTGGTGGGACAGGAGGCCATCTCTGTTGCTCTCACCAGTTCCTCTGAGAATGGCTGGAAAAGCCCCACCTCGTCTCAGCCCCTCACTCGGGATGAAGGGCCTCCCCAGATCTCCTGGTCCTAGGTCATGCCTGGTGGAAGGCAAGGCATGATGGGAGCAACACAATGGAGGCCTGGGGCCCTGGTCTCTGGTTACTGTGGGCTGATAATGATATGTCACTGCTGGGAAATTCTCTGAAGAGTGTGTCTTGGAAAATCTGCTGTGTGGGTAGCTGGGGCCTgagaagtggaggaggggagagggagaccaGGTCCTTTGGCCCAGTCATTGAGGGGTGCAGTTGAAAGGCGACTGACTCAGCCCCTGCCCCCAGGTGCCAAGGGAGCCCTCCCACTGGCTGGTCACCCTTGGCCCCCACACCATCCACCGTTTTCTCTCAGCTCTTCCTTACGCCCTGGCAGGATCCTCCAGTGGCCTGTAGGTGATGGAGAATTTTGTCCATGTAAGATccggctgctggctgctgggttTCGCAGAACCTCCTCGCTGGGTGCTACCGCAGTGACGGCTTCCCCCCTTCCAGGAACCTGCCCTTACTTCCTCTCCTGTGATGTCACTCTCCTGTGACCTGCCTGACCCTTTCTGCTAGCTCCCAGCTATGAGATAAGACCCATGGTAGCCCCCTGTGGCTTGGCCTGGCTCTAGGTGGCCCTTCTGCATCCCTAAGGCCCTGTGGCCAGTGCCATGTGCTGTCACCTTGTGTCAGGTGTCACTTTTCCCAAAAACCAGTTTTCCAGATCTTCTTGGAAACACCTGCAAGGAGGTGGGGGTCCTCAGGAAGGGGATGGCTGTCGTCTGCTTACAGTGCCACCACTGctcccaaagtcacacagcttgtCAGGTGACAAAGTTACATCAAACTAAGCTCTACAGTGCTAGTCAAATGTCCTGGCCACCACAGAGCCAGCCACTGTCCCTTCctcagtctgtctctctgccttccttccttcagcttGGCCCTTGTCCTTAGAAGAAGGCATGTGCCATGTGAGGCCCGgcccctccttcctctgtccctcttccccATGCTTCTGCCTATCCACCcagcatctctccaacccctctgtGGGGTACGCCAGATTGACAGGGTACTCGCCGAGCACCTGGCTAAGTAAACCCCAAGGGAAAGACTCTCCCCAAACTCAGAGGGGTGAGACAGCAAGGCAGGCCACACAGGgctccaggaccttctgactctAGCACTTGGTTGCTGAGGTGAGAGGGCCTGGTGGacaggaggaatggagggaaggaatcTCAGAGGGCCATGCATGGGAAAGTGTCATATGCCTGAATCTTACATTTGTTCAGGGATGCTCCAAGTCGCCCTGTTATCTTCCTGGGACCCTTTCTAAGTATAGCAGTCCGTAATAACTATGTTATCATAACTAAAACACAAGTTTATATAAATAACCCCCTCAAGACACAGTGGGGGTTTCCCTTAGCCTGGGCCTGGGCTTGCTCTAGGGTGCCCCCTGGTGGTACTCATCTTGATTAGAGCGCCTGACTCTTCTTGACCCAGGCCAGCAACCTTACTGATGCAGGTTAAATGCCTGAGTCAGGAGTTAAACCTGAGAAGTTCAGAAATGTGTGCTTCATCGGTTCCCTCTTTGTTACTCATAGTAATCTGTGATCGGAAATACTTAAGTGGAAAATTCAGAAGCAAACCTGTTTCATTAGTTACCGCTCTCTTTCAGAGCCTAATTTACAAAGAGAGACTTAACTTTGACAAGAGTATAGGGAGAGCACAGTACAGGTAGTTGGCACTGCCTGGAATTTCTGGTGTTCATGGGGGTCTGAATGTCTCCCCATACATGAGGGGAAACTACTGTGATTCCTTTAAAATGTGTGCTTTAATGTAaataatgtttttgaaaaatcaCGCTTCCCAAATGCACAGCCCACTTCCCAGGGTCGTCCTCTGAGGATAACAACGtaggatttttatctttttgtccACAAGAACCGATGTTTCCTTAgcttgaaaaaaaagggggggaggggcagtggcaTAAAGGGCCAGGCTTGCTCCGAGCACCCCCTGGTGGTGATCCTTTCTGTGATGAAGCAGCTGTGTTCTGAGATTCTCAAAATGCTTCTTCTCAGGACCCCTTAATTTGCCTTGAAATGATGGGGCACTCCAACATTTAGTGGCACAAATATAGAATCTCCAAATCTTTAGAAGATTTAATGACTGGTTTAATAGTCCaggtctggcaccctcacacCCCTGTCTGACATCAGTTATGGGGTACAAATCACCTGTCTGGAGAATTCTACTGGGTGAGGTGAGAGATTGGGGGAGGAAGGGCTAAGCAGCCTTAGAGCAATGACATTTAGAATGTCTTTTAGGCCCCCTGAGGTCTCTGGACTGCACTCTGAGAACTATGAGCGGGTGTGAGGCCACACAGGCACCTGAAGCCAGAGTCTGACCAGGAACCTGATGGTGAAGGTCAGGGGTCTTGGGAGCTTGGTCTCTAGAGCACCTCCTGCAGGGAGCTCGGTTGGAGGGGCCTGAATTCTTGTTCTACCTTGTACTGCTCCTCAGTCATCTGTCTGTGGGCTAAGGAGGCCTGCCTGACTGGTCAGTGGGTTGGCCAACTGTCTGTAAACAAGAAGGTCAAGCCCCTGTGTTTGGTGGGGAGGTGAGGGACAGCAGTCTACAGAGAGTTGGCCAGCCCACTGACCAGGCAGGCCCTCCGCCTCTGCAGAAGCCTTTTGTAGACCCCAAGGTTGGCAGGAATGATGGTTTTCCTTATGGAACAAGGAGAGAAAGTGAGACTCGGAGGCCACCCTCAGAGCTTCTGGGTGACTGGGGCTAGAATCTGGACTGAATTTTATCCCACAGGCAATGGGGAGGAGCCACTGCAGGTCTTTCAGCAGGGATGTGACATGAACAAGCTCCTTTCGAGAAGATGACTCTGGGACGGAGCAGGCAGTCAGCAGAGGAAAATCAAGACCgagggggtgtgggtgtggccgCTTCTGGCTGCCTGGTCCTCATCCTGTCTGTGTATAGGGACCccagctcttccttctcttggctGGGAAACCACTCCATGTGTCTGAGCCATCCCTGGTCACTCCTAGGCTGTGTGGCTTCCGCACCCTCCAGCCATATGCGGAGAGGATCCCCATGGTGGCCTCGGCTGGTGTCACCATCAACTTCACCTCCCAGATCTCCCTTACCGGCCCTGGTGTGCAAGTGTACTACAGTTTGTACAACCAGTCAGACCGTAAGTAGGGTGAGGGAGGGGAGCTACTCTGCCCCTTTGCTGTCCCCAGATGTGCACAAGCATTTATGAGGCTAGACTACCATgagggtgctgtgtgtgtgtgtgtgtgtgtgtgtgcgtgcgcgcataaGGAGCGTGCACTGGGCACACAGTTCCAtgtatatctttgtgtgtgtcaTATGGATGTGGTTTTGCATGGGCCATGGACATAGGTATTGGAGCAGGTATATGGGTACCTGATCACGTGTGAGGATATAGATTCATATACTTCATGCCATGTGTCCTAATGGTacccttctgctttcatggctTCCCGTGGTTCTCCAGCCTGCCCTGGAGAGTTCCTCTGCTCTGTGAATGGACTGTGTGTCCCTGCCTGTGATGGGATCAAGGATTGCCCCAATGGCCTGGATGAGAGAAACTGCGGTGAGTTTCTCCCCTGCCCTCCAGCATTGATTTAACTCTACCCCATGAGTCCCCCTTTATGAGCACCCAAGAACCCAGGGTTCTTTTACTGTGTCAGGATGGCAAGGAGGCAGCATAGGAAAGTAGCCTCCTCGGAGCCAGCCCCTGAGGCAGTGTCCCTCAGCTCAGATTTCTCCCTTCATCACAGGCAAATACGCCAGTTATCTGTCCTAGCTAGTCTTCTGAAAAATAAccaagagggggaaggaaggaccaGGTAGGGATGGTTTGGGGGCTGGGACTGACAGGGAATGGGATCCAGGGTAGGAATCCTGTATCTTTCTCTTTGAATGGGGTCCTCATCCCTCTGGCCCGAGGCAGGAATTGGTGGTCTCCAGACTAGGGCTTTTGGGAATAGTTGTGAGAAATGCCAGCCTCTGCCCCTAGACCCACCACCCAGGCATCGGAGCGCTATGGCATCTGGGCTGTCATGCTCCGCGCTTGCCTTGTGTTCTCagtctgggaggagagaaccagagaAAGACATTTCGTATTTGACCCTGAATGTCTGGGGACCTCAGACACATCATTCATGTCTGTCTCCACCAATGAAACGGGGCTTGCCAGGATTGCTTTCAGAAGGATTTGTGATGGCAGACACGTGATACAGGGAGCATCTGCTGCCACTGTAAAGCCCCAGTCTGGTCCTCTGTGCCCACAGTCTGCAGAGCCATGTTCCAGTGCCGAGAGGACAGCACGTGCATCTCACTGCCTCGAGTGTGCGACCAGCGGCCTGACTGTCTCAACGGCAGCGATGAAGAACAGTGCCAAGAAGGTAGGGGGACCCTGCCCAGGGTCTCCAAGGAGATCAGAGGGAGGTCACAGCAACACCTTCTACTGCAAAGGTCTCTGTCTTCTTGTTCAAATACCATCAACCCACTGTACCTATGACAGCATGATCAGCTGTCCGCTCAGAAGTCtgtgtatccatccatccattcacccaacTATCCAACATCCATTCAGTCATCTACTCACCCGTTATCCAACTGTAAtatcatccatccttccatccatccatccatccatccatccatccatccatcctcccttccATCTATTATCCATCCTCCCTTCCATCTTGACTTCTGAATCACCCTTTCCATCCGCTATTTCACATAACTGCATGTTCATCCATCGATCCACTGACCTGGCAACCATCTCTCTGTATACACAACTATCTCCCTAGGAGACCACTGTTTCCTCCACTAGTCAGCCAATCTGCTAGCTACCTggtcatccatccacccacctatccaaCTGACAAACCAATCAATACTAGCAGGCTACCAAGTGATGGGCCAGGTGCAGTGAGGGGGCAAAAATAAGACAACCGTGATGTGGCACCTGCCCTCCAATGGGTTACCTCTTAGTAAGAGGATGTGACAGGTGACCAAAAGTCTTTGGGACACCACGTGTGGTAGTGTGGGAAGGATGGGGGCATGGGGAGCATCTTAGATGTAAGCTTTTAGCTGGGCCCTGCAGAGAGATGGAATTTGAACAGGCTGGAtggaaggaagcaaggagaggCACAGAGCAGGTGGGGTTGGGATGTCCATTAACAacaaagaggggaagagagtcTTTGACTTCTGAGGAAATGTAGCCCTGCTCTTGGGTCTGTAGTGTGATGGGAAAAGCATGGTTTTGCTTTCAGGGGCATCATGGGAGTGTGAGGTCAAGCAGCTCTAGTCTGAGAGGGAACACAGCCTCACTATCAATGGGACCAGGctgcatgggggtgggaggagaccCTAGAGGACACCTGGGGAACCCTTTGGTGTGACTGAGGCCCCTCCCTAGTCTCCCAGCCTCTCCTGGTGCCATTTTTTTCCGGGTCTCACTTTGGAAGGCTCCCTCGGGGCTCAGAGACCCACCTTCGGTGGCCTGCCTGGTCCCCTCCATCCCAGGAGTGCCCTGTGGGACATTCACCTTCCAGTGTGAGGACCGGAGCTGTGTGAAGAAGCCCAACCCAGAGTGTGACGGACAGCTGGACTGCAGTGATGGCTCAGACGAGCGACATTGCGGTGAGCCTGCCCGCTGCAGCTGTGCATGAAGACCAGGCcttgggagggggcagggataCTTGGGGGGCTGCGGGAGGGGAGTGGCACCATGTGCCTGTtctgtgcctatctgtctctatCACCTCTTCCTGAGCacatctctcctttcccccacaTCTCTccatcattttcctttgttttctgtctccgTTCTCACTAgcatttctccctcccctcctccttctctgtccaCCCCTGGCCCTCTCCCACCCCTAGACTGTGGCCTCCAGGGCCCCACCAGCCGCATTGTGGGCGGGTCCGTGTCCTCTGAGGGTGAGTGGCCATGGCAGGCCAGCCTCCAGATTCGGGGTCGACACATCTGTGGGGGTGCTCTCATCGCTGACCGCTGGGTCTTAACGGCAGCCCACTGCTTCCAGGAGGACAGGTGAAGGGACAACACAGGGCCTggaggtgggtggagggaaggtcACGGGAGGTACAGTGTGTGCAGACTGCCCGTATGCAGACAGAGGAAAGGGTAGAGAAGAGCCCCTGACTGGCTGCCATGACATGTGGGATCTGGTCTGGCACCGCCCCTAATATGTTGTGTGTTGCTAGGCTCGTTGTTCAACCTTTCTGTGCTCTCCTCTGGCTTTAAGTTGATGCCACAATCATCTACTCATCCTAGTGACCCAACAACTGTGCTCCTCCTACGTGTCAGGGGCTGCGCTGGACATTAGGGAGGTTGTAGAGGAGACAACTGCCCAAGCTGGTCACAAGCCATATCCCCTACCATAATTTAAACTGTGATGAGGGTGCTGGGTGGGACCAGGGAAGTTCTCGGGgacatctcactggccctcaAACCTCTTTCCCTGGTAAGCTGAACCCCTTCCAGTCCTAACCAGATTTGAGCCCCAAACCCCTCAGGTCCCTAGAACAGAAGCCAACTCTCTTGTGTCCTCCATTGGCTTCTCAGGGCCTCTTTGTCTTCCCCAAGCACACTGCCCTGTCCACCTGCTCTTCTTACCTCTCTGCTAATTTCTTCACATGCCACGTCACTGACCTCCCCCATCCATTTCCAATCTGCAAAGTGGGCTACAAACAGGGAAGCACTGGCCCAGGCTGGCACTGGGCTCTTCTTATGTGTCTCATTAGAATCTTCTAAGAATATAGAAGTAGAAAATGTTCCCATTTTGCAGATAGCAGGGCTGAGGCCTAGAGAAGGTCAGGCTTTGCTAGGGAGAGATGAGGCTGAGGGTGGAGCCCGTGGGAGAACCCAGGCATGTATTCAGTCAGCTCTGTACACCAGCCAGGGGTTTGAGAGAAGGGAGACTGTGTAGAGGGAGACAGGATCCCCGACTCCAGGGGGAAAGCTGGCTGCTGCCAACCGGGTCTCTGGACAGGAGACAAAGCAGCTGGGCTATGAtgccttcccctgcctcccaccCAGCATGGCCTCCCCGAGGCTATGGACCGTGTTTCTGGGCAAGATGCGGCAGAACTCACGCTGGCCAGGCGAGGTGTCCTTCAAGGTGAGCCGCCTGTTCCTGCACCCGTATCACGAGGAGGACAGCCATGACTACGATGTGGCCCTGCTGCAGCTGGACCACCCTGTGGTGTACTCAGCCACCGTGcgccctgtctgcctgcctgcacgCTCTCACTTCTTCGAGCCAGGCCAGCACTGCTGGATCACGGGCTGGGGAGCCCTGCGAGAGGGCGGTGAGCAGGGGCAGGCGGCGGGATCTGGGGTGTCAGGTGCAGGCTTGGAGGAGGGCTGTCAGGGTCCCATCTCCAGGCCCTCCAACGTTGGGATCAATGGGACTGGACTTTATTAAGATAGAATCTGTAATATGGCCCGTGGGTCCTGCTACTGCCCTCCTAGCTCTCCTTTGCCTTGGAAGGTACTGAAGAACTTAAGTAGGAGGCATAGGGGATAGGCAGGAATGCCACAACTTGGCTGTATGAGCcttggggtggagggtgggggtcaGATGGGGCTCTTAATTACTACAGACTGGATTGAAGGGAACATGTTACATAAGCCACTCAGTCTTGGGTGGGCATTATGGCCCCATTTTCTTGAGAAAACCGAGGCTGGGTCCCTTAGTTACTGAAAGCCACCCAATCAAGGGATCTGAAACAGGGACTCAGACCTAGGACTGCCCTCTCTCTAGAGCCCAGagttttctgcttctgctgctagAAAGGGTCTTCTCCCCTCCTGGCCTTAATGGACAGGAGCTGCCATCTTTAGAGGCTCCCCCCACCCCGTTCTGCAAACACAGGCTTGGCAGGCTTAACTGCAGAGTCGACTGCAACCTTGGCTGCTGGTGATTTACCACCcggaaggagaggcaggtgtggtgtgatgctggggattgaacaagGGCCTCCCGTGTGCCAAGACAACGGCTCCACCATCCAGCTGCACCCTGGCCTCTGCAGAGATAGCTTAAAGAGGGGGacgctgaggctcagagaggggacTTGGCTAAGATGACAGAgactttttttaaagcaaggggTTCTCACTTGGCTGCTCACACATGGGCACCTACTATGTGTCAAGTGTTGAGGCAGACATGGGGCAGGAAGACGAGAACACTCTTATGATGTGAGCTACCACAGGCAGGAACAGGAAACAGCCCCGAGGAGGCACCTGGAAGAGGGGTCTACACTGAGCCTGGATGACTGAGCTGTTCCTGGCAACCAGGTGTTCCTGATGACCTCACAGGTGTCAGCGAGAAAGGCCTGAGGATGTTAGCAGTTCCCAGCTGGAGGGGAGGCAGGTGTGGCTACAGGAGGGCCTTGGAGCAGGCGTGCCTTGAAGGCCACCACAGGATTCAGGAGGAGCCTCCCCACCTACATCTTAGAACCAAAGGGGCCTCGAAACCCCAGTGGCTGGCCCAGCCCTGGACGGGTGGATTACTATCCCATAGTTCTCCGGGACAAGATCTGGGCTGGACAGCAAGGGCCACTAAGGAGTTAAGAGTTCACTGAGGGGTTCGTACATATATTTGATAGCATCCCCCTGGGGCTACAATAGAACAGAGGGAGTCTGCCCGAGCCTGGATGCCCttgcaaggaaggaagaaggggacagTTCTAACAGGCTTTTCAGGGGGCAGAGGTGAGGGCTCGGTCATCACAAGCCATGCAGAGGAGCCAGCAGTGACAGGGCAGAGCGGGAAGGGCTCCGGCGAGGTCAGGACGGCCGCAGTGGGAGCAGATTCCTAGCCCCTTTCATTTGCTGCTGCCCTTCCTGCAGGTCCCAGTAGCAGCACCCTGCAGAAGGTGGATGTGCAGCTGGTCCCTCAAGACTTGTGCAGTGAAGCCTATCGCTACCAGGTGACCCCGCGCATGCTCTGTGCTGGCTACCACAAGGGCAAGAAGGATGCCTGCCAGGTAACAACCTGCGGTGTCTGGGCCAAGGGGAAGATGAGTGTAACCACTTTACAGAGGAGGAGCCTGAGGCCTTCAGAGAGCGAGGGGGCTGCCCATGGCTGCACAGGCACATAGCAGACCCTTGAAAGGTCTTTGGCTCTGCTCCTTGATGTCTTGAGACCTTGGGCCTGGGTCATACAGGGAAGGACTGAAGGGGGGGCCTCCCCTGAGGCAGTCATG
Proteins encoded in this window:
- the Tmprss6 gene encoding transmembrane protease serine 6 isoform X1, which encodes MPRCFQLPCSAGMPTAEVPQAAGGQGNGGDGEGAADPEEMFKTPKNTKRKARDYARFTPLLLILAALASAGVMLWYFLGYKTEVTISQVYSGSLRVLNRHFSQDLARRESGAFRSETAKAQKMLKELIASTRLGAYYNSSSIYSFGEGSLTCFFWFILDIPEYQRLTLSPEVVRELLVGELLSNSSTLASYRTEYEVDPESLVILEASVNDIAVLNSMLGCYRYSYVKPGQVFRLRGPDQQASSCLWHLQGPEDLMLKVRLEWTQVDCRDRVAMYDAAGPLEKRLITSVYGCSRQEPVMEVLASGSIMAVVWKKGLHSYYDPFMLSVKSVAFQDCKVNLTLEGRLDLQGFLHTPYYPSYYSPRTHCSWHLTVPSLDYGLALWFDAYALRRQKYNLLCTQGQWVIQNRRLCGFRTLQPYAERIPMVASAGVTINFTSQISLTGPGVQVYYSLYNQSDPCPGEFLCSVNGLCVPACDGIKDCPNGLDERNCVCRAMFQCREDSTCISLPRVCDQRPDCLNGSDEEQCQEGVPCGTFTFQCEDRSCVKKPNPECDGQLDCSDGSDERHCDCGLQGPTSRIVGGSVSSEGEWPWQASLQIRGRHICGGALIADRWVLTAAHCFQEDSMASPRLWTVFLGKMRQNSRWPGEVSFKVSRLFLHPYHEEDSHDYDVALLQLDHPVVYSATVRPVCLPARSHFFEPGQHCWITGWGALREGGPSSSTLQKVDVQLVPQDLCSEAYRYQVTPRMLCAGYHKGKKDACQGDSGGPLVCREPSGRWFLAGLVSWGLGCGRPNFFGVYTRVTRVINWIQQVLT
- the Tmprss6 gene encoding transmembrane protease serine 6 isoform X2, translated to MPTAEVPQAAGGQGNGGDGEGAADPEEMFKTPKNTKRKARDYARFTPLLLILAALASAGVMLWYFLGYKTEVTISQVYSGSLRVLNRHFSQDLARRESGAFRSETAKAQKMLKELIASTRLGAYYNSSSIYSFGEGSLTCFFWFILDIPEYQRLTLSPEVVRELLVGELLSNSSTLASYRTEYEVDPESLVILEASVNDIAVLNSMLGCYRYSYVKPGQVFRLRGPDQQASSCLWHLQGPEDLMLKVRLEWTQVDCRDRVAMYDAAGPLEKRLITSVYGCSRQEPVMEVLASGSIMAVVWKKGLHSYYDPFMLSVKSVAFQDCKVNLTLEGRLDLQGFLHTPYYPSYYSPRTHCSWHLTVPSLDYGLALWFDAYALRRQKYNLLCTQGQWVIQNRRLCGFRTLQPYAERIPMVASAGVTINFTSQISLTGPGVQVYYSLYNQSDPCPGEFLCSVNGLCVPACDGIKDCPNGLDERNCVCRAMFQCREDSTCISLPRVCDQRPDCLNGSDEEQCQEGVPCGTFTFQCEDRSCVKKPNPECDGQLDCSDGSDERHCDCGLQGPTSRIVGGSVSSEGEWPWQASLQIRGRHICGGALIADRWVLTAAHCFQEDSMASPRLWTVFLGKMRQNSRWPGEVSFKVSRLFLHPYHEEDSHDYDVALLQLDHPVVYSATVRPVCLPARSHFFEPGQHCWITGWGALREGGPSSSTLQKVDVQLVPQDLCSEAYRYQVTPRMLCAGYHKGKKDACQGDSGGPLVCREPSGRWFLAGLVSWGLGCGRPNFFGVYTRVTRVINWIQQVLT